One window from the genome of Mastacembelus armatus chromosome 18, fMasArm1.2, whole genome shotgun sequence encodes:
- the vangl2 gene encoding vang-like protein 2: MDNESTYSGYSYKSSHSRSSRKHRERRDRYRSKSRDSSIRGDKSVTIQAPGEPLLDGDDRDDNWGETTTVVTGTSVDSISNEDLTRISKDLQDSSPLECRRYLSLALGAVLGLFSLVTPLAFLALPQLLWRDILDPCGTPCEGLYISLAFKLLILLISTWALFLRSPRATLPRFFIFRCLLLALVFLFVASYWLFYGVRVLEPRETDYRGIVGYAASLVDALLFIQYLALVLLEVRHLQPAFCLKVVRTTDGVSRFYNVGHLSIQRAAIWVLDQYYSDFPVYNPALLNLPKSILTKKMSAFKVYNLGEENSTNNSTGQSRAMIAAAARRRDNSHNEYYYEEAEVERRVRKRKARLVVAVEEAFTHIRRHQEEEVPTSSPKHPRELMDPREAAQAIFAPMARAMQKYLRATRQQSYHSMESIINHLQFCITHNMTPKAFLERYLSPGPTLQYLDNCRGRQWTLVSEEPVTASLRQGQVFSLRRLDFSLVVTVTPLPFLCLGEEFIDPKSHKFVMKLQSETSV; encoded by the exons ATGGACAACGAGTCGACGTACTCGGGCTACTCTTACAAGTCGTCCCACTCACGAAGCTCCCGCAAACACAG AGAGAGGAGGGACAGGTATCGGTCAAAGAGTCGTGACAGCAGCATCCGGGGTGACAAATCAGTGACAATCCAGGCTCCTGGAGAGCCGCTACTAGACGGAGACGACCGG gATGATAACTGGGGTGAAACCACCACCGTGGTCACCGGCACTTCTGTGGACAGCATCTCCAATGAGGACCTGACACGAATCTCTAAAGATCTCCAGGATTCTTCACCGCTGGAGTGCCGCCGTTACCTCAGTCTGGCACTCGGAGCTGTTCTGGGGCTCTTCTCTCTGGTCACTCCTCTGGCCTTCTTGGCTCTCCCACAGCTGCTGTGGCGGGACATACTGGACCCTTGCGGCACGCCATGTGAGGGCCTTTACATTTCCCTGGCCTTTAAGCTCCTGATCCTTCTCATCTCCACGTGGGCACTGTTCCTCCGTTCACCCAGAGCCACTCTGCCTCGCTTTTTCATCTTCCGCTGCCTGCTGCTGGCACTGGTCTTCCTCTTTGTCGCGTCCTATTGGCTCTTCTACGGAGTGCGGGTGCTGGAGCCCAGAGAGACAGACTACCGGGGGATTGTGGGATATGCTGCATCTCTAGTGGATGCACTGCTGTTCATTCAGTACCTAGccctggtgctgctggaggTCAGACACCTGCAGCCTGCTTTCTGTCTGAAGGTGGTGAGGACAACAGACGGAGTTAGCCGTTTCTACAATGTGGGACATCTgag TATTCAGCGGGCAGCCATTTGGGTTCTGGACCAGTACTACAGCGACTTTCCGGTCTATAACCCCGCCCTGCTCAACCTGCCCAAGTCCATCCTGACCAAGAAGATGTCTGCCTTCAAGGTCTACAACTTGGGGGAAG AGAACAGCACTAATAACTCCACAGGTCAATCCAGGGCCATGATTGCAGCCGCGGCTCGGAGACGAGACAATTCCCACAACGAGTACTACTACGAGGAGGCAGAGGTGGAGCGGAGGGTCCGCAAACGCAAGGCCAG ACTTGTGGTTGCTGTGGAAGAGGCCTTCACCCACATCAGGCGTCACCAGGAAGAAGAGGTGCCCACGTCCTCCCCGAAACACCCACGGGAGTTGATGGACCCCAGGGAGGCAGCACAAGCCATCTTCGCCCCCATGGCTCGGGCCATGCAGAAGTACCTACGCGCCACACGGCAGCAGTCGTACCACAGCATGGAGAGCATCATCAACCACCTGCAGTTCTGCATCACACACAACATGACCCCCAAA GCTTTCCTAGAGCGATATCTGAGCCCAGGCCCCACCCTCCAGTACTTGGACAACTGCAGGGGGCGCCAGTGGACGCTGGTGAGCGAGGAGCCAGTGACAGCTTCCCTGCGCCAAGGCCAGGTCTTCTCCCTGAGACGGCTGGACTTCTCTCTAGTGGTCACTGTGACGCCCCTTCCCTTCCTGTGTCTGGGAGAAGAGTTCATCGACCCCAAAAGTCACAAGTTTGTCATGAAGCTCCAATCAGAGACGTCTGTGTAG
- the LOC113121417 gene encoding uncharacterized protein LOC113121417 has translation MRLQVLVILFLQGVLAEPPSKISGYLGHNITLPSGVDPSWILTRIEWSVFSNTTWIATYYNGKINTDRLSQYKGRLSLDKTSGDLTIHNLNTKDAREYTVNLINNGNQSIRKIELTVKQRLQKPTIRSIPIVSTREGCWMQVHCSTPDKGVTFHWEVNPPSVLTYSRSKQDGNVPLLVAFLSTSQNPVNFTCTCSTETQNASTVFTSKCDVDIPTSHVRERTAALFLGGLVTSALIILVYVFREKISDVLKTLRGKLCPSAK, from the exons ATGAGACTTCAAGTCCTGGTGATTCTGTTCCTCCAAG ggGTACTAGCTGAACCGCCTAGTAAAATCTCCGGCTACCTTGGACATAATATTACCTTGCCCTCAGGAGTTGACCCGTCATGGATTTTGACCAGAATTGAGTGGTCAGTATTTTCCAACACCACTTGGATTGCCACCTATTACAATGGGAAAATAAACACTGACCGCCTCAGTCAGTATAAAGGAAGGCTCAGTCTCGACAAAACTTCAG GTGACCTGACGATTCACAACCTGAACACAAAAGATGCCAGGGAATACACTGTGAACCTCATCAATAATGGAAACCAGAGCATAAGAAAGATTGAGCTCACAGTAAAAC AACGCCTCCAGAAACCGACCATAAGGAGTATCCCTATTGTCTCTACAAGAGAAGGCTGCTGGATGCAGGTGCATTGTTCTACTCCAGATAAAGGTGTTACCTTCCACTGGGAGGTTAACCCTCCCTCTGTGCTGACCTACAGCAGAAGTAAACAAGATGGCAACGTCCCACTTCTCGTAGCGTTTCTTAGCACCTCACAGAACCCTGTCAATTTCACCTgcacctgcagcacagaaacGCAAAACGCATCAACTGTGTTCACTTCAAAGTGTGATG tGGACATACCTACAAGTCACGTCAGAGAAAGAACAGCTGCTTTATTCCTTGGAGGTCTTGTGACAAGTGCACTAATAATCCTAGTGTACGTTTTTAGAG aaaaaatcTCAGATGTATTGAAAACCCTCAGAG GAAAACTGTGCCCATCAGCAAAGTAA
- the LOC113135556 gene encoding SLAM family member 9 isoform X2, which produces MVGGQLCCFFTYSFVLLFGVCLLDVEASSCERIIHKKVGDTVVLSSCLPTVGITLAYWQHKNQRVAEKDTNVTTHHQLKGRVSLNLTDFSLTVRRLTLQDSGDFSFVSEVNDQQRKTIIITLQVHESITKEPDLTSNSTWDPLNKSCTVWLQCSSASDTSVTYNWTFRNQTHSGSRLQYIIRPEDGETSFTCTVSDFFSKKRASKTVTCSNRSKSLVFLLSIAGGSLLIVIVFGIVVAVCFKKRHVDSVPEEPTVYAEVTDITAQDPCSFYETINNRVGSLPRQITAGPQTVYDKIQLSRVRKASASPYQDIS; this is translated from the exons ATGGTTGGTGGTCAACTTTGCTGCTTCTTCACATACAGTTTTGTGCTGCTCTTTGGGGTCTGCCTCCTCG ATGTGGAGGCTTCCAGCTGTGAGCGTATCATCCATAAAAAAGTTGGAGACACTGTGGTTCTCTCCTCATGTTTACCAACTGTAGGAATCACTTTAGCATATTGGcaacacaaaaatcaaagaGTTGCAGAGAAGGATACAAATGTAACCACACATCACCAGCTTAAAGGCAGAGTATCACTGAACCTCACAGATTTCAGTTTAACAGTGAGACGACTGACTCTTCAAGATTCTGGTGACTTCAGTTTTGTCTCAGAGGTGAATGaccagcaaagaaaaacaatcatcaTCACTCTGCAGGTTCATG AGTCCATAACTAAGGAGCCTGACCTGACTTCCAACTCCACCTGGGATCCCTTAAATAAATCCTGTACAGTTTGGCTGCAGTGCAGTTCAGCCTCTGACACCAGTGTCACCTACAACTGGACCTTTAGGAACCAAACCCACAGTGGCTCCAGGCTGCAGTACATCATCAGACCAGAGGATGGAGAAACCAGTTTTACCTGCACAGTTTCCGATTTCTTCAGTAAGAAGAGGGCATCTAAAACAGTGACGTGCAGCAACA GGTCAAAGAGTTTGGTCTTTCTGTTGAGCATAGCAGGAGGAAGTTTGCtgattgtcattgtttttggtATAGTAGTGGCTGTTTGCTTCAAGAAAAGACACGTTG ACAGTGTCCCAGAGGAGCCCACCGTGTATGCTGAAGTCACAGACATTACAGCTCAAGAT CCATGTTCGTTTTATGAAACCATTAACAACAGAGTCGGCTCGCTCCCACGTCAAATAACAGCAGGG CCACAGACTGTGTATGATAAGATTCAGCTCAGTCGTGTGAGGAAGGCTTCAGCGTCACCCTACCAAGACATTTCATAG
- the LOC113135556 gene encoding SLAM family member 9 isoform X1 gives MVGGQLCCFFTYSFVLLFGVCLLDVEASSCERIIHKKVGDTVVLSSCLPTVGITLAYWQHKNQRVAEKDTNVTTHHQLKGRVSLNLTDFSLTVRRLTLQDSGDFSFVSEVNDQQRKTIIITLQVHESITKEPDLTSNSTWDPLNKSCTVWLQCSSASDTSVTYNWTFRNQTHSGSRLQYIIRPEDGETSFTCTVSDFFSKKRASKTVTCSNSMSQISEPWSKSLVFLLSIAGGSLLIVIVFGIVVAVCFKKRHVDSVPEEPTVYAEVTDITAQDPCSFYETINNRVGSLPRQITAGPQTVYDKIQLSRVRKASASPYQDIS, from the exons ATGGTTGGTGGTCAACTTTGCTGCTTCTTCACATACAGTTTTGTGCTGCTCTTTGGGGTCTGCCTCCTCG ATGTGGAGGCTTCCAGCTGTGAGCGTATCATCCATAAAAAAGTTGGAGACACTGTGGTTCTCTCCTCATGTTTACCAACTGTAGGAATCACTTTAGCATATTGGcaacacaaaaatcaaagaGTTGCAGAGAAGGATACAAATGTAACCACACATCACCAGCTTAAAGGCAGAGTATCACTGAACCTCACAGATTTCAGTTTAACAGTGAGACGACTGACTCTTCAAGATTCTGGTGACTTCAGTTTTGTCTCAGAGGTGAATGaccagcaaagaaaaacaatcatcaTCACTCTGCAGGTTCATG AGTCCATAACTAAGGAGCCTGACCTGACTTCCAACTCCACCTGGGATCCCTTAAATAAATCCTGTACAGTTTGGCTGCAGTGCAGTTCAGCCTCTGACACCAGTGTCACCTACAACTGGACCTTTAGGAACCAAACCCACAGTGGCTCCAGGCTGCAGTACATCATCAGACCAGAGGATGGAGAAACCAGTTTTACCTGCACAGTTTCCGATTTCTTCAGTAAGAAGAGGGCATCTAAAACAGTGACGTGCAGCAACAGTATGTCTCAAATATCAGAACCAT GGTCAAAGAGTTTGGTCTTTCTGTTGAGCATAGCAGGAGGAAGTTTGCtgattgtcattgtttttggtATAGTAGTGGCTGTTTGCTTCAAGAAAAGACACGTTG ACAGTGTCCCAGAGGAGCCCACCGTGTATGCTGAAGTCACAGACATTACAGCTCAAGAT CCATGTTCGTTTTATGAAACCATTAACAACAGAGTCGGCTCGCTCCCACGTCAAATAACAGCAGGG CCACAGACTGTGTATGATAAGATTCAGCTCAGTCGTGTGAGGAAGGCTTCAGCGTCACCCTACCAAGACATTTCATAG